The Campylobacter sp. MIT 99-7217 genome contains the following window.
ATCCTTTAAAGTTCAGTGAAATTTTTAAGCAAAAGCTCTCCAGCTTCCCCACTTCTTTCAGGGTGAAACTGCACGCCGTAAAAATTATTTTTAGCAAGGGCTGCGACGAAATCCTCGCTATATTCACAACTTGCGATTTTATGATCACTTTGCTTTACGCAATAACTATGAACAAAATAAAAAAAAGCCCCGTTAAGCCCCTTAAAAAGAGGATGAGAGCTAGAAATATCATTCCAGCCCATGTGAGGCAGAGAAAATCCCTCTTTTTGGCTAAATTTCACAGTCTCAAAGGGCATTATGCCTAGGGTTTTTTGATTTAATTCCTGGGAAAACTCGCCTAAAATTTGCATACCAAGGCAAATTCCAAGCAAGGGCTTTTTCGTGTTTTTGATAAATTCCACAAGTTTTTTTTGCTCTAAATTTAACATAGCCTTGTAAGCCGTGCCAACTCCTGGTAAAAAGAGCTTGTCAGCCTTTTCAAGTTCCTTTATATCATCGCTAATCACGCTTTCAAAGCCAAGGCGTTT
Protein-coding sequences here:
- the hisH gene encoding imidazole glycerol phosphate synthase subunit HisH, with translation MKLAIIDTACANLASLSFALKRLGFESVISDDIKELEKADKLFLPGVGTAYKAMLNLEQKKLVEFIKNTKKPLLGICLGMQILGEFSQELNQKTLGIMPFETVKFSQKEGFSLPHMGWNDISSSHPLFKGLNGAFFYFVHSYCVKQSDHKIASCEYSEDFVAALAKNNFYGVQFHPERSGEAGELLLKNFTEL